In Paralichthys olivaceus isolate ysfri-2021 chromosome 13, ASM2471397v2, whole genome shotgun sequence, the following are encoded in one genomic region:
- the chn2 gene encoding beta-chimaerin isoform X2, whose amino-acid sequence MESRPKYYGREFHGMIPREYADELLGGVEGAYLIRESQRQPGTHTLALRFGHQTLNYRLFYDGKHFVGEKRFESVHDLVTDALITLYIETKAAEYIAKMTTNPIYEHLGYTSLLKDKMVHRLSRGRTEPRRVTFQKDERISSPLVRRSALKDTQEKQCSYEKIHNFKVHTFRGPHWCEYCANFMWGLIAQGVRCSDCGLNVHKQCSKLVPSDCQPDLRRIKKVFSCDLTTLVKAHNKTRPMVVDMCIQEIELRGMKSEGLYRVSGFSEHIEDVRLAFDRDGEKADISADAYADINIIAGALKLYLRDLPIPVITFDLYSKFIQAAKIPNADSRLEAIHECLLQLPPAHYETLRYLMAHLKRVTMFEKDNLMNSENLGIVFGPTLMQPPEQNALMTLNHMRQQKLVVQLMIEHEDVLF is encoded by the exons ATGGAGAGCAGACCCAAGTACTATGGCAGAGA aTTTCATGGCATGATCCCTCGGGAGTATGCAGATGAGCTGCTGGGGGGAGTCGAGGGTGCTTACCTCATCAGGGAGAGCCAGAGACAGCCGGGGACGCACACCTTGGCCTTGAG GTTCGGGCACCAAACCCTCAACTACCGACTCTTCTACGATGGGAAGCACTTTGTGGGGGAGAAGAGGTTTGAGTCGGTCCACGACTTGGTGACCGACGCCCTCATCACCCTCTACATCGAGACCAAGGCAGCGGAGTACATCGCCAAAATGACCACCAACCCCATCTACGAGCACCTTGGTTACACCTCGCTACTTAAGGACAAGATGGTGCACAGGCTGAGCCGTGGGCGCACTGAGCCACGCAGGGTCACCTTCCAGAAAGATGAGAGG ATCTCCTCACCTCTGGTGCGACGGAGCGCCTTGAAagacacacaggagaagcaGTGCTCCTACGAGAAGATCCACAATTTCAAG GTGCATACATTTCGAGGGCCGCACTGGTGCGAGTACTGTGCCAACTTCATGTGGGGCCTCATCGCCCAGGGTGTCCGCTGCTCAG ACTGCGGCCTGAATGTACACAAACAGTGCTCCAAACTGGTTCCAAGCGACTGCCAGCCGGACCTGCGCAGGATAAAGAAGGTGTTCAGCTGTGATCTGACCACACTTGTCAAAGCTCACAACAAGACGAGACCCATGGTGGTGGACATGTGTATTCAAGAGATAGAGCTGAGAG GTATGAAATCTGAAGGTCTGTACCGAGTGTCTGGCTTCTCAGAGCACATCGAGGACGTGAGGCTCGCCTTCGACCGAG ATGGTGAGAAGGCGGACATCAGCGCCGATGCCTATGCAGACATCAACATAATTGCTGGTGCTTTGAAGCTCTACTTAAGAGACCTCCCCATTCCAGTCATTACATTTGACTTGTACTCCAAATTTATTCAAGCTGCAA AAATTCCAAACGCTGACTCCAGACTGGAGGCCATTCACGAGTGTCTGCTGCAGCTCCCACCAGCTCACTATGAGACCCTACGATACCTGATGGCTCATCTCAAGAG gGTGACAATGTTCGAAAAGGACAACTTAATGAATTCTGAGAACCTGGGGATCGTCTTTGGTCCAACACTCATGCAGCCACCGGAGCAGAATGCCTTGATGACCCTGAATCACATGAGGCAACAGAAACTAGTGGTGCAGCTCATGATAGAGCATGAAGATGTCTTATTCTGA
- the chn2 gene encoding beta-chimaerin isoform X1, with amino-acid sequence MAASSNSSLSGSSVSSDPEDYQPPIWKSYLYQLQQEAPRPKRITCPQEMESRPKYYGREFHGMIPREYADELLGGVEGAYLIRESQRQPGTHTLALRFGHQTLNYRLFYDGKHFVGEKRFESVHDLVTDALITLYIETKAAEYIAKMTTNPIYEHLGYTSLLKDKMVHRLSRGRTEPRRVTFQKDERISSPLVRRSALKDTQEKQCSYEKIHNFKVHTFRGPHWCEYCANFMWGLIAQGVRCSDCGLNVHKQCSKLVPSDCQPDLRRIKKVFSCDLTTLVKAHNKTRPMVVDMCIQEIELRGMKSEGLYRVSGFSEHIEDVRLAFDRDGEKADISADAYADINIIAGALKLYLRDLPIPVITFDLYSKFIQAAKIPNADSRLEAIHECLLQLPPAHYETLRYLMAHLKRVTMFEKDNLMNSENLGIVFGPTLMQPPEQNALMTLNHMRQQKLVVQLMIEHEDVLF; translated from the exons aCCCTGAGGATTATCAGCCGCCCATATGGAAGTCCTACT TGTACCAGCTCCAGCAGGAAGCGCCGAGACCAAAGAGGATCACATGTCCTCAGGAG ATGGAGAGCAGACCCAAGTACTATGGCAGAGA aTTTCATGGCATGATCCCTCGGGAGTATGCAGATGAGCTGCTGGGGGGAGTCGAGGGTGCTTACCTCATCAGGGAGAGCCAGAGACAGCCGGGGACGCACACCTTGGCCTTGAG GTTCGGGCACCAAACCCTCAACTACCGACTCTTCTACGATGGGAAGCACTTTGTGGGGGAGAAGAGGTTTGAGTCGGTCCACGACTTGGTGACCGACGCCCTCATCACCCTCTACATCGAGACCAAGGCAGCGGAGTACATCGCCAAAATGACCACCAACCCCATCTACGAGCACCTTGGTTACACCTCGCTACTTAAGGACAAGATGGTGCACAGGCTGAGCCGTGGGCGCACTGAGCCACGCAGGGTCACCTTCCAGAAAGATGAGAGG ATCTCCTCACCTCTGGTGCGACGGAGCGCCTTGAAagacacacaggagaagcaGTGCTCCTACGAGAAGATCCACAATTTCAAG GTGCATACATTTCGAGGGCCGCACTGGTGCGAGTACTGTGCCAACTTCATGTGGGGCCTCATCGCCCAGGGTGTCCGCTGCTCAG ACTGCGGCCTGAATGTACACAAACAGTGCTCCAAACTGGTTCCAAGCGACTGCCAGCCGGACCTGCGCAGGATAAAGAAGGTGTTCAGCTGTGATCTGACCACACTTGTCAAAGCTCACAACAAGACGAGACCCATGGTGGTGGACATGTGTATTCAAGAGATAGAGCTGAGAG GTATGAAATCTGAAGGTCTGTACCGAGTGTCTGGCTTCTCAGAGCACATCGAGGACGTGAGGCTCGCCTTCGACCGAG ATGGTGAGAAGGCGGACATCAGCGCCGATGCCTATGCAGACATCAACATAATTGCTGGTGCTTTGAAGCTCTACTTAAGAGACCTCCCCATTCCAGTCATTACATTTGACTTGTACTCCAAATTTATTCAAGCTGCAA AAATTCCAAACGCTGACTCCAGACTGGAGGCCATTCACGAGTGTCTGCTGCAGCTCCCACCAGCTCACTATGAGACCCTACGATACCTGATGGCTCATCTCAAGAG gGTGACAATGTTCGAAAAGGACAACTTAATGAATTCTGAGAACCTGGGGATCGTCTTTGGTCCAACACTCATGCAGCCACCGGAGCAGAATGCCTTGATGACCCTGAATCACATGAGGCAACAGAAACTAGTGGTGCAGCTCATGATAGAGCATGAAGATGTCTTATTCTGA